Proteins found in one Arachis stenosperma cultivar V10309 chromosome 8, arast.V10309.gnm1.PFL2, whole genome shotgun sequence genomic segment:
- the LOC130944783 gene encoding transmembrane E3 ubiquitin-protein ligase FLY2-like, which translates to MELRIDTVAIERLELWLFKRRKGLGISLQIAFGWWIFLLFLHPVAALRPLRERTRSWGDEWLFTRKEESDIGPFSQWNITGTYRGTWKFLDTANGSSRFPDIRKTRGSSVIELISTPTKITGVHYIQGVIIYHDVFDSEYDVGGAQIKVEGVYIWPFRQLRLVANSGKEGDSSQDDDYIFSNPYHLLGVFSSQVLQDSSRDKIWRRKHSPMHDMDKHCNIEIAAQISRLPSSKSDGERDRFHLEGLMESPSVDDDGDCFSALLLNATSVNIEVYYNKAVNYTLMVTFISFVQVLLLIRQMEHSSTQSGAAKVSILMIGQQAIMDAYLCLLHLTAGILVESLFNAFATAAFFKFVVFSIFEMRYLLAIWKASRPLSNGEGWETMRRELSVLYSRFYGILLGGILLMYEFHHYLRPILLLMYSFWIPQIITNVIRDSRKPLHPHYILGITITRLAIPLYVFGCPNNFMRIESDRSWCLYLAVFIGLQAAVLLLQHYLGSRWFIPRQILPEKYSYYRRFDQDARHASDCVICMTSIDHTQRSNDCMVTPCDHFFHSGCLQRWMDIKMECPTCRRSLPPA; encoded by the exons ATGGAATTGAGAATTGACACGGTTGCTATTGAAAGATTGGAGCTTTGGTTGTTTAAGAGGAGGAAGGGACTAGGGATTTCGTTACAGATTGCATTTGGTTGGTGGATTTTTCTACTGTTTCTTCACCCTGTGGCTGCTCTGAGACCCTTGAGGGAGAGAACTCGTTCTTGGGGTGATGAG TGGCTATttacaagaaaagaagagagtgatATTGGTCCATTTTCACAATGGAACATTACAGGAACTTACAGAG GGACTTGGAAGTTTCTGGATACTGCAAATGGCTCTTCTAGATTTCCAGATATCAGAAAAACACGCGGTAGTTCCGTAATTGAATTAATTAGTACGCCCACAAAGATAACTGGAGTACATTATATCCAG GGGGTCATTATATACCACGATGTTTTCGACAGTGAATACGATGTTGGTGGTGCTCAAATCAAAGTAGAAGGTGTATATATTTGGCCTTTTCGACAGCTTCGGTTGGTGGCCAACAG TGGAAAAGAGGGAGACTCAAGTCAGGATGATGACTATATTTTTTCTAATCCATATCATCTG CTTGGGGTTTTCTCTTCTCAGGTGCTTCAAGATTCTTCACGAGATAAGATATGGAGAAGAAAAcatt CTCCAATGCATGACATGGATAAACATTGTAATATTGAAATCGCTGCACAGATTTCACGCTTGCCATCCTCAAAAAGTG ACGGCGAGCGTGATCGTTTTCACCTAGAAGGGTTAATGGAGAGTCCCTCGGTGGATGATGATGGGGACTGCTTCTCAGCTTTACTGTTAAATGCAACTTCTGTTAACATTGAGGTCTATTACAACAAAGCAGTGAACTATACCTTGATGGTTACTTTT ATCTCTTTTGTGCAAGTTCTTCTATTGATTCGTCAAATGGAGCATAGCAGCACTCAGTCT GGTGCTGCTAAGGTTTCAATATTAATGATTGGCCAGCAGGCGATAATGGATGCATATCTCTGCCTTTTACACCTTACTGCAGGAATACTAGTTG AATCCTTGTTTAATGCTTTTGCAACTGCCGCATTTTTCAAGTTTGTTGTCTTTTCAATATTTGAGATGAGATATCTTCTCGCCATCTGGAAGGCTAGTAGACCTTTGAGTAATGGGGAAGGTTGGGAGACAATGAGGCGTGAACTTTCCGTGTTATACAGTCGTTTCT ATGGAATCTTGTTGGGAGGCATTCTTTTGATGTATGAGTTCCATCATTATTTAAGACCAATTCTTCTTCTTATGTACTCTTTCTGGATACCTCAGATAATCACCAATGTTATTCGCGATTCACGCAAGCCATTGCATCCTCACTATATCTTAGGGATAACCATTACTCGGTTAGCAATCCCGTTGTACGTTTTTGGTTGTCCTAACAATTTCATGCGCATAGAATCAGATAGGAGCTGGTGTCTTTATTTGGCTGTATTTATTGGGCTTCAAGCCGcagttcttcttcttcagcaTTATCTTGGGTCTCGATGGTTCATTCCTCGTCAG ATACTACCTGAGAAATATAGCTACTATAGGAGGTTTGATCAAGATGCAAGACATGCTTCGGACTGTGTGATTTGCATGACATCCATTGATCATACTCAACGGTCTAATGACTGCATG GTGACACCTTGTGATCATTTCTTCCACTCTGGTTGTTTGCAAAGATGGATGGATATAAAGATGGAGTGCCCAACTTGCCGGCGCTCTCTACCTCCGGCATAG